One region of Ferrovum sp. JA12 genomic DNA includes:
- the trpD gene encoding anthranilate phosphoribosyltransferase, with product MVVKSVLTHLLAGNSLNSQQMTDVMEGILTGRISEIQTAAVLSLLAKKGESIEEVVAAAKVMRALSQRVEVRMDAPVIDTCGTGGDGLHTFNISTASSFVVAAAGAAVAKHGGRSVSSLSGSVDVLEAMGLPVSVWSLARVQDFLERYRWTFMFAPNHHTAMKYTAHVRKELGIRTLFNILGPLTNPANAPFQVLGVFSPHLTRLMVEVLKELGSEGALVVHGHDGLDEISLAGPTSVAELKNGVIRYYEITPEQFGFTRMPLNPLLVNNPMESMFFIDQVLDNFPGPARDIVALNAGAAIYITGLVESFEAGVQKALDVIAIGDAKKLKDQIKKAANHG from the coding sequence ATGGTCGTGAAATCAGTGTTAACACATCTTTTGGCGGGAAATTCTCTTAACTCCCAACAGATGACCGACGTCATGGAAGGGATTCTAACTGGCCGCATTTCAGAAATACAAACTGCAGCGGTTTTGAGTTTATTGGCAAAGAAAGGGGAGAGTATTGAGGAAGTCGTTGCCGCTGCCAAAGTGATGCGAGCGTTATCCCAGCGGGTAGAAGTGAGGATGGATGCCCCAGTGATTGACACCTGTGGCACGGGGGGTGATGGTTTACATACCTTTAACATTTCTACGGCTTCATCTTTTGTAGTGGCCGCGGCAGGCGCTGCTGTGGCGAAGCACGGCGGACGTTCAGTATCCTCTTTGAGTGGCAGCGTGGATGTTTTGGAGGCAATGGGGTTGCCAGTCAGTGTTTGGAGTTTAGCGCGTGTACAAGATTTTTTGGAGCGTTATCGCTGGACTTTTATGTTTGCCCCAAATCATCATACAGCAATGAAGTATACGGCTCATGTGCGTAAAGAATTGGGTATTAGAACCTTGTTTAATATTCTGGGACCCCTGACTAATCCGGCCAATGCTCCTTTTCAAGTACTGGGGGTGTTTAGTCCTCATTTAACTCGTCTTATGGTGGAAGTGTTAAAAGAGTTAGGAAGTGAGGGGGCTTTAGTGGTTCACGGTCATGATGGGCTGGATGAAATTTCTTTAGCAGGCCCCACCAGTGTTGCCGAGCTAAAAAATGGGGTAATTCGGTATTATGAGATAACTCCAGAGCAGTTTGGTTTTACAAGGATGCCTCTCAATCCTCTGCTCGTGAATAACCCCATGGAATCCATGTTTTTTATTGATCAGGTGTTGGATAATTTCCCGGGGCCTGCCAGAGACATTGTTGCTCTGAATGCGGGAGCTGCAATATATATCACTGGCTTAGTAGAGAGTTTTGAGGCTGGCGTGCAAAAAGCCCTAGATGTGATTGCCATAGGGGACGCAAAGAAACTGAAGGATCAAATTAAAAAGGCAGCTAATCATGGATGA
- the trpC gene encoding indole-3-glycerol phosphate synthase TrpC has translation MDDILKRIVETKLEEVAAAKEQVSLEVMREMAMSSGLCRDFVGSMERKLTTQQAAIIAEIKRASPSKGVLRHDFDPAAIAQSYEENGAACLSVLTDEEYFQGSIEYLREARYASTLPILRKDFIIDEYQIYESKAIGADAILLIVSILEDDLMHTLCQLAQSLGLAVLVESHDEIELKRALRVPTQLMGINNRNLKTFETSLNVTLNLQKHIPQERIIITESGILTREDVNMMRSQGVNSFLIGEAFMKAIEPGIALRQLFRLN, from the coding sequence ATGGATGATATTTTAAAGAGAATAGTCGAGACTAAGCTTGAGGAAGTGGCTGCAGCTAAAGAACAAGTATCGTTAGAGGTAATGCGAGAGATGGCTATGTCTTCTGGCTTATGTCGAGATTTTGTGGGGTCAATGGAGCGTAAATTAACCACTCAACAGGCCGCCATCATTGCAGAAATTAAACGCGCAAGTCCTAGTAAAGGGGTGCTTCGTCATGACTTTGATCCTGCTGCCATTGCCCAGAGCTATGAGGAAAATGGAGCAGCCTGTTTGTCTGTATTAACTGATGAGGAGTACTTTCAGGGGAGTATTGAATACCTAAGAGAGGCTCGCTACGCCTCTACTTTACCAATTCTAAGAAAAGACTTCATAATAGATGAATATCAAATCTATGAGTCTAAAGCCATTGGGGCTGACGCCATATTACTCATAGTATCCATTCTGGAAGATGATCTGATGCATACTCTGTGTCAATTAGCGCAAAGCTTGGGTCTTGCCGTTCTTGTGGAGTCCCACGATGAGATTGAGCTAAAGAGAGCCCTGCGAGTTCCCACACAATTGATGGGTATTAATAATCGCAATCTTAAAACCTTTGAAACCTCATTAAATGTGACGCTAAATTTACAGAAACATATTCCGCAAGAGCGCATCATAATTACTGAAAGTGGTATTTTAACCCGAGAAGACGTTAATATGATGCGCTCTCAAGGGGTGAATAGCTTTTTGATCGGCGAAGCATTTATGAAAGCCATAGAGCCTGGGATAGCTTTGAGGCAATTATTCAGACTAAATTGA
- a CDS encoding efflux RND transporter permease subunit, whose protein sequence is MIGIVKLALKRPNTFIVMSLIITLFGVISAFKTPVDIFPQINIPVISAVWTYSGMPPEDMAGRIVYYYERSLSSTVNDIEHIESQSLFGYGIVKIFFQPDVDIRTANAQVTAISQTVLKQMPPGITPPLILNYNAATVPILQLALSSKVLSEDRIFDLGQNFIRPQLATVRGSAVPSPYGGKVRQIQIDLDPQAMQSKGISPDDVSTALKNQNLILSAGTEKIGTFEYNIKINDSPEAFQKLNDLPIKKINGAIIFIRDVAHVRDGFPPQINVVRNDGRRSVLMTILKNGATSTLDIIQGTKDIIPKLEETLPKSLHVDLVGDQSIFVKAALAGVVREGLIAIVLTSVMILLFLGSWRSTIIISLSIPLSLLSAVILLSISGNSLNVMTLGGLALAVGMLVDNATVVIENINYHLEQGKQVRVAIIDAAKQIIQPAFVSTLCFCIVFVPMFSLTGVPRYLFVPMAEAVVFGMLASFILSQTFVPMMANKFLRVHTAHHALPEEGHEAVRVKRSQLRLILHFFSTFQQQFERKFAAFREGYRSFLILVLTNPKKFTWGFTAFVLISCIGLYPMLGRNFFPTVDSGDMKIHVRAQVGTRIEETAKLFNLIEDDIRRHIPSDQLDTIVDNIGLSVSGINTSYSNTGTIGPQDGDILIHLNENHTSTSAYVKHLREFLPRDFPGVSFAFLPADITSQILNFGAPAPIDIQVNGPNKFENLAFIKKIEKQTREVPGIADVRLQQATNYPQFNIDIDRVQANNFGLTEADVTNSLVATLAGTSQVAPTFWLNPSNGVSYPIVIQMPQYRINSLADLENIPITAPNSKGLQVLGGLGSITRTQSDSVISHYNIKPAFDIYASTQGRDLGSVAKDIQTIIDQNKKDLPRGASVILRGQVPIMENSYMGLSLGLIASIVLIYFLIVINFESWLDPFVIITALPAALAGIVWILFTTYTTLSVPALTGAIMCMGVATANSILVVSFARERLQELKHPVQAALEAGVTRFRPVLMTAAAMVIGMIPMALGLGDGGEQNAPLGRAVIGGLLFATFATLLFVPAVFSLVHRNDRFDEVEQTWDDESHDPV, encoded by the coding sequence TTGATAGGGATTGTTAAGCTTGCGCTGAAGAGACCTAACACCTTTATTGTGATGTCTTTAATCATTACATTATTTGGTGTCATTTCTGCCTTTAAAACACCGGTTGATATCTTTCCTCAAATTAATATCCCCGTCATCAGTGCCGTATGGACATATAGTGGTATGCCTCCAGAGGACATGGCTGGGCGGATTGTTTACTACTATGAACGCTCCTTAAGCTCCACTGTGAATGATATCGAACATATAGAGTCCCAATCTTTATTTGGTTACGGGATTGTAAAAATCTTCTTTCAGCCTGATGTGGATATTCGAACTGCTAATGCTCAGGTCACCGCCATCTCTCAAACCGTTTTAAAACAAATGCCTCCTGGTATTACCCCTCCGTTGATTTTGAATTATAACGCGGCAACAGTACCTATTTTACAGTTGGCCTTATCGAGTAAAGTTCTCTCTGAGGACCGTATCTTTGACTTGGGTCAAAACTTTATTCGCCCACAGCTAGCCACGGTCAGAGGCAGCGCTGTTCCCTCACCCTATGGTGGCAAGGTGAGACAGATCCAAATTGACTTGGATCCTCAAGCTATGCAATCAAAGGGGATTTCGCCGGATGATGTGTCCACAGCCTTAAAGAACCAGAACTTAATTTTGTCAGCTGGAACCGAAAAAATCGGGACCTTTGAGTACAATATTAAGATTAACGATAGCCCTGAAGCGTTTCAAAAGTTAAACGATTTACCTATTAAAAAAATTAATGGCGCCATTATTTTTATTCGTGATGTGGCTCATGTAAGAGACGGTTTTCCGCCCCAGATCAACGTTGTTAGAAATGATGGTCGGCGCTCTGTATTGATGACGATTCTTAAAAATGGTGCCACCTCAACCTTGGATATTATTCAAGGAACGAAAGACATTATTCCAAAACTAGAGGAAACTCTACCAAAGAGTTTACATGTTGACTTAGTTGGAGATCAGTCGATTTTTGTGAAGGCAGCCTTAGCTGGTGTGGTTCGCGAGGGTTTGATCGCCATTGTTCTAACTAGCGTCATGATTCTATTGTTTCTGGGCAGCTGGCGCTCAACCATTATTATTTCTCTGTCAATCCCGTTGTCCCTATTATCAGCAGTCATTTTGTTATCGATTTCTGGGAATTCTCTGAATGTCATGACCTTAGGCGGCTTGGCACTCGCCGTGGGGATGCTGGTAGATAATGCTACTGTAGTCATTGAAAACATTAACTACCATTTGGAGCAGGGTAAGCAGGTGAGAGTGGCGATTATTGATGCAGCAAAGCAAATTATTCAGCCAGCGTTTGTTTCCACTCTTTGTTTTTGCATTGTGTTTGTGCCTATGTTCTCTCTCACCGGAGTGCCAAGATATCTTTTTGTACCAATGGCTGAAGCGGTAGTGTTTGGAATGTTGGCTTCTTTTATCTTGTCGCAAACATTTGTACCGATGATGGCCAATAAATTCTTAAGGGTGCATACAGCTCATCACGCACTCCCTGAGGAAGGTCACGAGGCGGTTCGTGTTAAGCGTTCTCAATTACGTTTAATATTGCATTTTTTCTCGACCTTTCAACAGCAATTTGAAAGAAAATTTGCTGCTTTTCGTGAAGGATATCGTTCTTTCTTAATACTGGTGTTAACTAACCCCAAGAAATTTACTTGGGGATTTACCGCTTTTGTGTTGATATCTTGTATTGGTTTATATCCCATGCTAGGACGTAATTTTTTCCCTACTGTGGATTCTGGGGATATGAAAATTCATGTCCGTGCTCAAGTGGGCACGCGTATTGAAGAAACAGCCAAATTGTTTAACCTAATAGAAGATGATATCAGGCGACATATTCCTAGTGATCAGTTAGATACTATTGTAGATAATATTGGTCTATCGGTGAGTGGTATTAATACTTCTTATAGTAATACTGGGACGATAGGTCCTCAAGATGGGGACATTCTCATTCACTTAAATGAAAATCATACGTCTACTAGTGCCTATGTCAAGCATCTGCGTGAGTTTCTGCCGCGCGATTTTCCTGGAGTTAGTTTTGCCTTTCTACCCGCCGACATTACTAGTCAAATTTTGAATTTTGGCGCGCCGGCACCTATTGATATACAAGTGAATGGCCCCAATAAGTTTGAGAATTTGGCTTTTATTAAAAAAATCGAGAAACAAACCAGGGAGGTTCCTGGTATCGCTGACGTTCGTCTGCAGCAAGCCACCAATTATCCGCAGTTTAATATCGACATCGATCGCGTTCAGGCCAATAACTTTGGCTTGACGGAAGCGGATGTGACCAATAGCCTAGTGGCAACGTTGGCGGGAACGAGTCAGGTGGCTCCTACTTTCTGGTTAAATCCAAGTAATGGAGTGTCCTATCCTATTGTTATTCAAATGCCGCAGTATCGTATTAATTCTTTGGCTGACTTAGAAAATATTCCTATTACAGCTCCTAACTCTAAAGGTTTGCAAGTTTTAGGAGGGCTAGGGTCCATAACTCGTACCCAGTCAGACTCCGTGATTTCTCACTACAACATTAAGCCAGCCTTTGATATTTATGCGTCAACGCAAGGGCGCGATTTGGGGAGTGTCGCTAAGGATATCCAAACTATTATTGATCAAAATAAGAAAGATTTGCCAAGGGGTGCTAGTGTGATACTCCGTGGTCAGGTACCTATTATGGAAAACTCTTATATGGGGTTAAGCTTAGGATTGATTGCTTCTATTGTCCTAATTTACTTCTTGATTGTGATTAATTTTGAATCTTGGCTTGATCCTTTTGTGATTATTACAGCGTTACCTGCAGCCTTAGCCGGTATCGTATGGATACTATTTACCACTTACACTACTTTGTCGGTTCCTGCATTAACTGGAGCAATTATGTGCATGGGGGTGGCCACAGCTAACAGTATTTTAGTGGTGAGTTTTGCCCGTGAACGTTTGCAAGAACTCAAGCATCCTGTTCAAGCAGCATTAGAGGCTGGGGTAACTCGTTTTCGTCCTGTGTTAATGACGGCAGCAGCTATGGTAATTGGTATGATTCCCATGGCTCTCGGTTTAGGGGATGGCGGTGAGCAAAATGCGCCTTTAGGGCGAGCTGTCATTGGTGGTTTGTTATTTGCCACCTTTGCCACCTTATTGTTTGTACCGGCTGTGTTTAGTTTGGTACATCGTAATGATCGATTTGATGAAGTTGAACAAACATGGGACGACGAGTCACATGATCCCGTGTAA
- a CDS encoding efflux RND transporter periplasmic adaptor subunit, producing MHHDSEEVHFEVKSVPNLKRKLIIAVAVILLIALWGGIKRYIDYKKQATWSAEQAIESVAIIHPHVGGNGNTLVLPGTLQPFIDAPILARVDGYLKIWYHDIGAKVKKGELLAVIDTPELDQQLSQAQANLVRRQADENLAFVTMKRWKALLAKDSVSKQETDVHIADYEARKADVLAARADVARIEAFESFKRVIAPFDGIITARKTDVGFLISAGKGTELFNVSSVDPLRLYVPVPQIYSDRIKNGLTATLTVPEFPNRTFTAKVETTSGGISNVSGTMLVELLVENKDETLKPGEYSQVKFDLPENSSAVRVPSSCLIFRAGGLKVAVLGTDNHITLKPIVVGRDYGSEVEVIKGLSVNDQVVDSPSDSIETGDLVKPQVSTTQQPGGN from the coding sequence ATGCATCACGATTCGGAAGAAGTACATTTTGAAGTTAAGAGTGTTCCGAACCTAAAGCGTAAATTAATCATTGCCGTTGCAGTGATTTTACTGATTGCGCTGTGGGGCGGAATTAAGCGTTATATTGACTACAAAAAACAGGCCACTTGGAGCGCCGAGCAGGCAATTGAGTCGGTGGCTATTATTCACCCTCATGTGGGGGGTAACGGTAATACTCTGGTGTTGCCTGGAACCTTGCAGCCTTTTATTGACGCACCGATTTTAGCTCGTGTAGATGGGTATTTGAAGATTTGGTATCACGATATAGGCGCTAAAGTAAAAAAAGGTGAATTACTGGCTGTTATTGATACGCCAGAATTGGATCAACAATTAAGTCAAGCTCAGGCTAATTTGGTGAGAAGGCAGGCCGATGAGAATTTAGCTTTTGTTACCATGAAACGGTGGAAAGCCCTGTTAGCTAAAGACTCTGTATCAAAACAAGAAACTGATGTCCATATTGCTGATTATGAAGCACGTAAAGCAGATGTCTTGGCAGCCAGAGCGGATGTGGCAAGAATAGAAGCCTTTGAGAGTTTTAAACGCGTTATTGCCCCTTTTGATGGCATTATTACTGCTAGAAAAACCGATGTTGGGTTTTTGATCAGCGCTGGTAAAGGAACAGAGTTATTTAATGTGTCAAGTGTTGACCCACTGCGCCTTTATGTACCCGTTCCTCAAATATACAGTGATCGAATTAAAAATGGTCTGACTGCGACGCTTACGGTGCCTGAGTTTCCTAACCGTACTTTTACCGCTAAGGTGGAAACTACTTCCGGAGGAATCAGTAACGTCAGTGGTACGATGCTGGTGGAGTTGTTAGTTGAAAATAAAGATGAAACATTAAAACCTGGAGAGTATTCGCAGGTTAAGTTTGATTTGCCAGAAAATAGTAGCGCCGTAAGAGTTCCTTCAAGTTGTTTGATTTTTAGAGCAGGAGGGTTGAAGGTGGCGGTATTAGGTACAGATAATCATATCACCTTAAAACCCATTGTGGTTGGAAGAGATTATGGTAGTGAAGTGGAAGTGATCAAAGGCTTAAGTGTTAATGATCAAGTGGTGGACAGTCCCTCTGACTCTATTGAAACCGGGGACTTGGTAAAACCTCAAGTCTCTACTACTCAACAGCCGGGTGGGAACTAA
- a CDS encoding efflux transporter outer membrane subunit has protein sequence MKRWYSAFVVLPLVLNGCSLAPDYKRPEAEIAPHFKEDGVWRTAAPMDDKAKGDWWHYFNDSTLTHLEAKIDTANLQLGIALARHDQALAIANENNAQLYPEIDATGNYLTNRQSLNRPLRSSSLNYSVYGNTAIGAGINYELDFWGRLRNQAKSSALLEEASRADIETVRLSQQALLASIYFQLRGYDTQIAIFDDSIKAYEREFVIIKNRHDEGVVSGLDVARAESLLDQVKGQLQGLLAQRAIYEHAIAVLVGENPSTFRIEPVTSFSETYPNLPTILPSQVLQRRPDIAAAERRVASANAEIGVAKAAFFPTINLFAFGGYQNSGYGNLLSVPNSTWALGPLAFLPIIDEGRRQSLVDLANAQNKELIVTYRQTVLTAFKEVEDSMASLNHLQTELTEQSKATIAAKTTYDLAVNRYLEGASSYLEVIDAENTKLQTQIAETKVRSAQMIAVVSFVKAIGGDW, from the coding sequence ATGAAACGGTGGTATTCAGCATTTGTTGTTTTACCTCTGGTTCTTAACGGCTGTTCACTGGCGCCAGATTATAAGCGTCCTGAGGCTGAGATAGCTCCTCATTTTAAAGAGGATGGTGTTTGGCGCACAGCAGCCCCCATGGACGATAAAGCCAAAGGGGATTGGTGGCACTACTTTAATGACTCAACGCTAACCCATCTAGAGGCTAAGATAGATACAGCCAATTTGCAATTGGGTATTGCTCTTGCAAGACATGATCAAGCGCTCGCTATCGCTAATGAGAATAACGCTCAACTGTATCCCGAGATCGATGCAACCGGTAACTATTTAACTAATAGACAGTCCTTAAACAGACCTCTAAGAAGCTCCAGCTTAAACTATAGTGTTTATGGCAATACGGCAATTGGTGCAGGGATTAATTACGAGCTTGATTTTTGGGGTAGGTTGCGTAATCAGGCCAAATCCTCGGCGTTACTGGAAGAGGCTAGCCGAGCTGACATAGAAACTGTTCGTTTGAGCCAACAAGCCCTATTGGCTTCAATTTATTTTCAGTTAAGAGGTTATGACACACAAATAGCTATATTCGATGACTCTATCAAAGCCTACGAGAGAGAGTTTGTAATTATTAAAAATCGTCATGACGAGGGAGTCGTGTCAGGCTTGGACGTGGCTCGAGCTGAGAGTTTATTGGATCAAGTTAAGGGACAATTGCAGGGTTTGTTAGCGCAGAGAGCCATTTACGAGCATGCGATAGCAGTTTTGGTGGGTGAAAATCCTAGTACCTTTAGGATAGAACCAGTCACTAGTTTCTCTGAAACCTATCCTAACTTGCCAACTATTCTTCCCTCTCAAGTACTACAACGTCGACCGGACATTGCCGCCGCTGAGCGTCGAGTGGCATCAGCCAACGCAGAAATTGGGGTGGCAAAGGCGGCATTTTTCCCAACGATTAATTTATTTGCCTTTGGGGGCTACCAAAACAGTGGCTATGGTAACTTGTTATCAGTGCCTAATAGTACTTGGGCGTTGGGTCCGCTGGCCTTTTTACCAATAATTGATGAAGGTAGAAGACAGAGTTTGGTGGATTTGGCTAATGCACAAAATAAAGAGTTAATCGTTACCTATCGTCAAACAGTATTAACAGCATTTAAAGAAGTAGAGGACAGTATGGCCTCTTTAAATCATCTACAAACTGAACTCACAGAACAATCAAAGGCTACTATCGCTGCAAAAACCACTTATGATTTGGCGGTAAACCGCTACCTTGAGGGGGCCAGTAGTTATTTAGAAGTGATTGATGCTGAGAATACCAAGCTTCAAACTCAGATTGCTGAAACTAAAGTGAGGTCAGCGCAAATGATTGCCGTTGTCAGCTTTGTAAAAGCCATTGGCGGTGATTGGTAA
- a CDS encoding porin, with the protein MKKSLLALAALASVASVAHAQDGIQLYGVLDMGVAQATNNQDISKNGFVTGLTPTSAPYLGKSPVTGTVDGLINGGQSATRWGIKGSEDLGSGRKAFFVLESGFNLANGQLATSGLAGSSNVFSNADTSLNGQLFGRQAYLGLSDNQLGQLEIGRVYNVFADVISGGYDPVNFQEFSPINFSGFYGGGGQTDNFRVDNSLKYEKTFGNYKVKYLHSFGGISNSYNAGSSDQASVGYENSRFGVQAGYQYTHDVTGISFPGSLTSYTPSTGYAAPTNGIPVPNGVNVTYNDLRAALLAGRYNVNQRLSLKGGIEYITYTPASNYAADATLTNVYSYTIVGQQNGINKDFHVFFAGGTYDLTPKQKISAGYYWITVRADGGSGYDKYASVAYEYYLSKRTNFYAAVMNDTKSGVAAVGYPTVSAYPSVFNTYGVGVRHLF; encoded by the coding sequence ATGAAAAAATCGCTACTCGCTTTAGCAGCATTAGCTTCAGTCGCCAGCGTAGCTCACGCACAAGACGGCATTCAGTTGTATGGTGTTTTAGATATGGGCGTTGCTCAGGCCACCAATAACCAAGACATCTCCAAAAATGGATTTGTAACCGGACTGACTCCAACAAGCGCGCCTTACTTAGGTAAATCGCCTGTAACTGGAACAGTTGATGGGCTTATTAATGGTGGTCAATCAGCTACTCGTTGGGGTATTAAAGGTTCTGAAGACTTAGGTTCTGGTCGTAAAGCTTTCTTTGTATTAGAGTCAGGTTTCAACCTAGCTAATGGTCAATTAGCTACCTCAGGTTTGGCTGGTAGCTCAAATGTCTTTTCAAATGCTGATACAAGTTTGAATGGTCAATTATTTGGTCGTCAAGCTTATTTAGGTTTATCTGACAACCAATTAGGTCAATTGGAAATTGGTCGTGTATATAATGTGTTTGCTGATGTGATTTCAGGTGGATACGATCCTGTTAATTTCCAAGAATTTTCACCAATTAACTTCTCTGGTTTCTATGGTGGTGGTGGACAAACAGATAACTTCCGTGTTGACAACTCATTGAAGTATGAAAAAACCTTCGGTAATTACAAAGTTAAATACTTACATTCTTTTGGTGGTATCTCTAACAGCTACAATGCTGGAAGCTCAGATCAAGCAAGCGTAGGTTATGAAAATAGCCGTTTTGGTGTTCAAGCTGGTTACCAATATACTCATGACGTAACAGGTATTTCTTTCCCTGGTTCGTTAACTTCTTATACTCCTTCTACCGGCTATGCAGCTCCAACAAATGGTATTCCTGTACCAAATGGTGTGAACGTAACCTATAACGATCTTAGAGCAGCTTTGTTGGCTGGAAGATATAATGTTAATCAAAGACTTTCTTTGAAAGGTGGTATCGAATATATTACTTATACTCCTGCGAGCAACTATGCAGCTGATGCTACTCTTACAAACGTATATTCTTATACTATCGTTGGTCAACAAAACGGTATTAACAAAGACTTCCATGTGTTCTTTGCTGGTGGTACCTATGATTTGACACCAAAACAAAAAATCTCCGCAGGTTATTACTGGATTACAGTACGTGCTGATGGTGGAAGCGGATATGATAAATATGCTTCTGTTGCCTATGAGTATTATTTGTCAAAACGAACCAACTTCTATGCTGCCGTGATGAACGACACCAAGTCAGGAGTTGCTGCAGTTGGATATCCAACCGTCTCAGCCTACCCATCAGTATTTAATACTTATGGAGTGGGTGTTCGCCACTTGTTCTAA
- a CDS encoding phage integrase SAM-like domain-containing protein, which yields MIIKEYKLGEKIDHQLIMDNFLILVRGKLLHVSNLDSILFDKPSILSLTNNTNNSHEFFIPIENSHIGVIPRNTFTSEDKSHQSNAPAKTITLNTTGINKKNNQEIKLKQSHFNFLKTPNVIPSFKTITDLTINNERSKVLRNEITSHTFRMTCSRILKHILPYFKRYSIDEVTHQDISSFLNYLSTFEYNNVTISQYLVALKKIFVTAKLNDWINDIPYIPKIKVQKKPRGWFTLNEYKTLCKESIRYSSLHELPYPPTHRNIKNGIFTNQQNIMFGLNWVIRFMINSFIRPVDLKIIQHQHVEIIKGKYVYLRLNLPETKRHTGQTITLPGAVFAYQRLVEYYQQFGLNKPKDYLFLPEVSDRQAAITILENNFRKLLINCNLRFSSNGLKRTLYSLRHSAITYRLLYGKKTDLLTLARNSRTSVEMIDKYYASEISAEMKIDHIHS from the coding sequence ATGATTATAAAAGAATATAAGTTAGGTGAAAAAATTGACCATCAATTGATTATGGACAATTTTCTTATACTAGTTCGAGGAAAGTTACTCCATGTCAGTAATTTAGATAGCATTCTATTTGATAAACCCAGCATCTTGAGTTTGACAAATAATACTAATAATAGTCATGAGTTTTTTATTCCCATTGAAAACAGTCATATTGGAGTGATCCCAAGAAATACTTTCACTAGTGAAGACAAGAGTCATCAGAGTAACGCTCCAGCGAAAACTATAACTTTAAACACTACAGGTATAAACAAGAAAAATAATCAGGAAATTAAACTTAAACAAAGCCATTTTAACTTCCTAAAGACTCCTAACGTAATTCCTAGTTTTAAGACGATTACTGACCTAACCATAAATAATGAGCGTTCAAAGGTATTACGCAATGAAATCACCTCTCACACGTTTAGAATGACATGCTCAAGAATTCTTAAACATATTCTTCCTTACTTTAAACGTTATTCCATTGACGAAGTGACTCATCAAGATATTAGTTCTTTTCTAAACTATTTAAGTACCTTTGAATATAATAATGTGACAATATCTCAGTATTTGGTTGCTTTAAAAAAAATATTTGTAACCGCCAAATTAAACGATTGGATAAACGATATCCCCTACATACCTAAAATAAAAGTTCAAAAAAAGCCAAGGGGTTGGTTTACCTTAAATGAATATAAAACACTTTGTAAAGAAAGTATTAGATACTCATCGTTGCATGAATTACCCTACCCACCAACTCATAGAAATATAAAAAATGGTATTTTTACTAATCAACAAAATATAATGTTTGGATTAAATTGGGTTATAAGGTTTATGATTAACTCGTTTATTCGGCCTGTTGATCTTAAAATCATTCAACATCAACATGTGGAAATAATTAAAGGTAAATATGTTTATTTGAGGTTAAATTTACCTGAAACCAAACGTCATACTGGACAAACCATTACCTTGCCCGGAGCTGTTTTTGCATATCAGCGATTGGTTGAATATTATCAACAATTTGGTTTAAATAAACCAAAGGATTATCTATTTCTTCCTGAAGTGAGTGATCGTCAAGCAGCCATTACCATCCTTGAAAATAACTTTAGAAAGCTTTTAATTAATTGTAATTTAAGATTTTCTTCTAATGGATTGAAAAGAACATTATATTCATTAAGACATTCTGCAATTACCTATCGTCTTCTTTATGGTAAGAAAACAGATCTCTTAACACTCGCAAGAAATTCACGAACTAGTGTTGAAATGATTGATAAGTATTACGCGAGTGAAATTAGTGCAGAAATGAAAATTGATCACATACATAGTTAA